The Enterococcus wangshanyuanii genomic interval CAAAAAGGTACCGACTTGCACGTCTTCGTTCCCTTTGAATCGACTACTTTTAACGCCTTCAATGGTTAAACGAACACTTTTTTCTTTTTCTATGACTAAACTTGTTTCATTTGGAATAGTTGTTACCTTTCCTTCAAGTGGGGAATTGAACGCTTTATTAACTTCTGTCATAAGCTCAATTCCCTGGAACAAACTTTCTTTTCCGTCTTTCTTTTCGTACCCATATCTACGTGAAACAATTAATGAATCTGTTTCAAAGGGAAATGCTAACGGATCATCCAATGTAGTATAGCCTAATTCCTTTTTTACTTCCTGATAATGCTCATAGTCTTCGCCTGAAAGAAAATAACGTGACTTGTTGTCTGTTTCAAGTTCTTTTATGGTCTTTAACTCGTAGTCAGGAGATTTTCCATTCAAATCTTCCCACAGATCACTGAGATAGTTCTCAAAGTTTTTTTCCCAACAATCCAGTGTCCGACAATTTATATTCTTCAAAACGATAATTCATATAAAACATGACATCGTCAATGTTGCTGTAGAATTGATTGGTGTCGTCCGTGTGCTCTGCATCTAGTTTCGTCATATAAACCCATGAGTCTGTTAAATCTTCATCTTCTTGAACGATCGCAGGTTTCTGTGTTCCTCCTGCAATACCCATCATCATAAAAACAACAACTACAACTAATAAGACGATCCAGGTAATTGGGTTTTTAATAAGAATCATCGCTGCTTTTGAAGCCGATTTTTTGCCTGTTAGGACAGAACGAACTAAGCTAAGACCTTTTTCAGCTTTTTTTGCGGCCTTAGCCGCTTTCATTCGTTGACGGTGATTACGTAATTTGTACATCAATTGTTTTCGTGTCGTAAGATTCTCTGGTGTTCGGTGGAATCCACGTCCTCTTGAAAAATTGAACGTGCGATTACCTAAACCATAAGCACCTTTTCCTGTTTTTAATGCTACTTTTCCAGTATTTTTACCGATTTTGAAACCAACACGAATTTTTTGATTGGCTCGTCGTAGTTTTCGATAAGCTTCTACGCCCTCTTTTAAAGTATCATCTTCACTCAAGACCTTTAATGATTGTTGCTTAGTTTCTTCTTTCATAGAAACTTTGGTTTCACTTTTAAGTTGTACAGAAATTCTAGTTGTATCTTTAGCCTTTATTTTTTGATAGACACGTTTGGCTACTTTTTTACCGTTTTTGTCTTCAATAAATTTTTTCTTTGCAATGATATGATCGATTGAAGGAGCTTGACTGCCCTTTTTCACGTTGATCTTATGCTTTTTTAATTGACCCTTATACCCTTTTCTAGAAAGTTTATAGTCTTTTTTTGCCTGTTTAAATGCTTTCTTAGATACCTTCGTTGCTTCTCGTGGATTACGGAAAGCATTTTTGCTAACGCCATCCTTCACTCTAGGCGCAATTTTTTGGTTTTCTTTCCAAGAAGGCTTCTCTTCTTTCGTCATAGAATCACTTCCTAAGCATCTGTGTTCATTATTTCAAAGAGTTCTGTATTCTCTGGAATAGGATTTTCAAATGGAACGATCGTTCCATTGGCATAGATCAAACCTGTTCCTTGTGGTACTTTTTCGCCTACATACTTCAATAATTTAGGTTTCAAATTGACCGCTTCTTTCAGTCTTTGTAAATCTACAGGTTTTTGGCGTAACAGAATCATAAATTCACTATTAGATAGCATTTTCATACCAGCTGGACTATCCAACATTGTTGAGATATTTTGAGTGATTCCTGTTGTAACCGCCCCATATTTTCGGATACGTACCCATAAATTTAAGAACCAACTAGCGGAACTTTCTTCTTCAAAATTCACTTGTAATTCATCAAAATATAGACGAGTAGTAACTTTCCCTTGATTTGCTACGACTTGCTTCCAGATCTGATCTAAAATGACTTTCATCGCAAAAGGCTTCATTTTTTCATCTAGTTTCTTGATATTGAACACAACAAACTTGGCATTTAAATCAATATTTGTTTTATGTGCAAAAAATATCTTGCGAGCCAATACAGTAAGGTTCTACTTTTGTAGCTAATGTTTTCGCTTCTGGTTCTGGTTGCTCTAGCAAAATATTAAACCACTCTACTAGGGTAGGCGGTTCTTGACTCCCTTCAAATGCTGCATACGTTTTTCTTGTCACACGGTCAACGATCGAGGCATCTTCATCTGTATAGGACTTTAATAAGGATTCAAATAGGCCAGATAGTAAATTGGCCTTTTCTTTAACTAAATCGACATTTCGATCTTCTACATCCAATAAACGACTGTCAACCATATCTAAAATGTTTAAATGGTGTTGTGTCCCTGTTGAAATATCTAAGATTTCAGCACCAAAAGCTCGAGCAATCGGTATATACTCACTTTCGGGATCAACAATACGGAATAAATCTTTTGGATAGCGAAGTAAAGCACTGATCATTTCCCACTTAGTAGCCATTCCTTTTCCTGAACCAGAAGTACCAAATATCAATCCACTAGGGGTTGGCAAATCTTTTTTACGATCTAAGGTAATGACATTATTCGTTATTTGGTTTCGCCCATAATATTGGCCAGTTGGACTTTGTAGCTCAACATTGGTAAATGGTACCTGTGAAGCCACATTCGTGCTCGTCATATCACGCATATAATTCATTTCTACATCCAAATACGGTTTACCGATCGGTAAGATCGTATTCAATGCTTCCTCTTTGTAGTCTTCTACTACCTCAAAATCTACTTGCCATGTATGACCCACATCCTCAACTGCTTTAATGGACTCTTCTAACTCAGCTTCTGTTTTCGCAATCAAAAAAGTGGTGAAAATTCCTGAAAACATTTTTTGTCCGTTTTCTTTGATTTCTTCCATTAAGGCTTCCGTTGATTCTTTAGTGTCCTTCAAGTCACCTGCAATCATATCTTCCCCAACACCTTGCTGAAAATTATCTTTTTGCTGCTTACTAATCGCAACATTATTTAACGTCTGCATGGTTTGAATATTTTTCTTTGCTTGGATCATGTCATAAGGCGTGGCATGGATACTGATAGCAAGTTCTGTTCCTATTGCACATAATTCTCGTATCAAACGATCTTCTAAGTATTTCGGGTATTGGCGAATATATAGCACAGCAGCATAATATTCGCCTAAGCGCATATACTTTTTGTCTTTCACAAAACGAATTTTCCCAGGAACGATAAATGCTTTACTATTCAATCCTGATACCGCAATGTCTTGATATGTTGTACTAAAATAAGAACCTGGTCGTAAGAGACCACTCATTACTGACAGCCGTTCTACACCACTTAGAGGAGTCACAGACAGGTCTACTTCATTTGCTTCAAAACGATTTTTAAAGTTTTTTGCGATTGTTTCAATATTTTTATTCGCCTGTTTTCTAGACGAACTCTTGGTTGTAAACGTGGCATATTTTTCAATCGTAAAATTTCGTTGATCTTGTTGGAACTGTTTATCAATGATCTCATTCATTTCTTGGCGATAATTGTCCAACGGATCTGCCGCATAAGGTAATAGAATAGACTCTAATAAAGAGTCGTCGATTCGTTTATTAAGTACCAATAGTTGATATCTTGAATTTTTATCTAAGGTATTCAGCCCATCTGCATAGCCAACCACGATATCTTCCTGTTCCTGTTCCATCGAGACTTCATAATCAACTTCACCCAATCGATAGGTTTTGGAATATTCGCCTTCTACAACGTGCATTAAGCCCTCTTCAAACTGAAGTGTATACTTAATACTGTCTTGCGCTGTTGGATTAGCTTTTTCCATCACACGTTGTTTCATTTGCTTTTCTGTTTGTTTAGATCTCATCTGTTTCTTTGATGGTTTCTTTTTGAGTAAATTCATGCTTTCCATATCTCCTTATCTGTCCTGATCTATAGGTTCGTTCTTCATAATAAAAGTAAAGTTCGAACTTCCGTTTCTTTTCTTTCCACGTATTCAACAATAGAAAAACGGGATAATACCCTAAAACGATCGCAGTAGGTAGAGAGAAAATTAAAAACGCCCAATCAGGAAGAAAAAATATTTCTACTCCTAATATGAGCGCAGTACCTGCTAATAAGACATAGGCTTTCAGCTGTCGTATACTGATCCCCCATACCTTTCGTTCAATTTTAGACACATCTTTATAAAATTGTGAGCCAATTGCCATACTACATCGCCCCCATAAATCGTTTGGCCATTCCTTGTGAGCCAATCAAAATGATTATAATCGCTACATATTTAAAAATGAGCACTACATAAATCATGATATTGATCATTAATGCTCCTGCATTGTCCCAAACTCCACCTTCAAATGAAGCAAAAGACAAATAATCGTTGGCCATTAAAATTGGAATTAAACCAACGATCAAGACTAATAGTGCACCTTGTAGAACAAGCGCCATGATTTGTTTGATATACCCTACAGCAATTGAGCGAAGCTCATCGTTTACGAAGAAAGCAATCAAGATAGGTGCCATCGCTTTGACAATATACAGTTGAATCCCTCGTAAAAAAATGAGAATATTCGTGATAAACGAAGATAGAAAAAGTGCAATATAGGCGAACACTTGAAATAAAAGTACAAGTGGTTTTGCCCACCAGGATACTTTTCCCATCTGAGGGATTGCATCACTTGTTCCTGTAATAGTCACAACTGAATTGATCCACTTAGCTGCTTGAATCCCAAACCATACAATTCCGTCTACGATATAACCCGAAGACATGATCAGCACAAACGCAATGATATATTTCATTGCTAAGTCTGTAAGGACTTCTACACCCAATCCTCCGTCTTCCATTTTAAATTTCTTTGTTACACTGGTCATTTCCACCATGAAAAGAATGCCTAAAATCGCCAGTCCCAAAGGAATCAAGACTTTCGCTATCTTTCCCATCACTTCATTTGTCGTTGGATTATATTCTCCTAAACTTTGAAACAGCTGATTGAGGGTGGATTCTGGAATATTCATTCTTTTCCCTCCTTAGAATTTGATTGAACTAAGCTGAGCAATTACGTATGCACCTACGCCTGTTGCAATCAAGGCAAATGCCCCACCAACAATAATTGCCTCAATCCCTTTATCTGTTTTTCTTGGATCATCCGTCTGCATTCCTGAACGAACATCCTTTACTCCTAACATAATGCCGACAGCTGCTAAAACACCGATGATCGCTCCGATGATTGTGACAATTTTTGTAACGATATCCATTTCTATTTCCTCTTTTCTACTTATTTTTTAGTTATTGCCATTCTGAAGAGTGAAAATTATCCTCTTGTCCAAATCCGTCAAATCCTGATTCTTCTTCGCTGTTTTCAAACTCTTCTAGTGTTAAAAATTCTTTTATTTGTACTTGTGGCTGTCCCTGATATGACCCTTCTTCTACTCGAATGTAAACGTCTTTTCTTGTGAGAAATTTCAACGTATCTGGATTATATCCAAAGGTCAAATCTGGAATCTCAACACCGTTGTCTTCAATGCTCGCAAGAAGAAAATTCATATTGTCTTGTGTGAAATCATTTCCGAACGTTAAAAAGAAACGACCCTGTTCTTCATTTTTCCCTTCAAGAAATAGAATAAACATATCGCTTCCGCTTTTTGCTTGTTTGTTCTGTACTTTTGTAATCGTTGCTGCATGCGTTCCTACTGTAAACTGTTTAAATCCGTTTCTACGCTCTGTTGGTCTTTGATATTTCATTGGTTTTCTCTCCTTTAAAACGATTTTTTATAACAAAAAAAGCACCTATTCAGATAGACATAAGTACCATAGCTTCACGACTAAAATTCTGATTAATTCAATGATAAGTCGCTATTAGGAATCATCACTGCAATATACTCTGTTGTTTTTTCATTGTAGTAACAGTAATAATCAGGTGCTAAACAAATATTCTCTAAGTGAACTACCTCACCATTCAAGATTTCATTTTCCAATTGTCTCAGATCACTGTTATCAAAAAAGTCTTCATTCAAAGATAAATACTTTTTTCTCACTTCATCATATACAGCTTCAGGAAATTCACTTTTAAAAAATGGCCATTGAGTATGATCAAATTCTGTTACATATCTTGCAATTTCAACAGTTGCTGAAGTAACCTTTTCCATTGTTTTCTCCTTTCATGATTAAAAAAATGATTAAATAGTAATTTCACCTTTTTCAATTCGTTCTAATAACAACTTTAGCGGCTCCTGTTTACCACGACCTTTTTCTCCTAACAGAACGACACTTGGGAGTGGTTCTCTTGAGCAGTCTTTACAGTTTTTTTACTTTCTTTTAATCATGTCATCTCCTCTTTCCACAAACACAAAATGAATGAAATATAAAATTATTTTTGTTTTATATGATATAATTGTCTGACAAAAACAAAGGAGAGACTTGTATGACTTTAACTTTGAGTATGATTAGAAAATTAATGAAGACACATTCATATTTACCCAATCATATTATCCAAAAACATGCAAACAGAATTGCTGAAGTAGTTGAAAATGAGACTGACTGCCAAGAACAATATGAATACTACAGATTCCCTATTTATATTGGTTACTCTGATCAATTCATATTAGACGCTTATTTGAACATTGATAAAATCAAAGATTTCTTGACTTCAAATAAGCAGAAACCCAAGAAATTTTTGTTGGAAGAATTTACATTTGGTACACGGCATCAAGAAGTCACTGACGAAAATTTGATTGCATGTACTAAAATAGAATTAGATCCTGAACTGTCCGTAAGTTCTGATCCTATAATCATTTTAAGAAAAGACAATTACAGATCGATAATAGACGGCAATACAAGGACTTCTTTCGCTAAACAAATATCAAATGACCTTGATATTTTAGGTTACGAGCTTGACTATGAAAACTTAATTACGAATGAACTATATTTAAATGAATACTCTAAACGGTTACTAGAATTTAATAATGATCTCAATAGATTCTATAAAAATACTATTAAATAGTGATCTCGCCTCGTTCAATTCGTTGAAGTAAAGATTTAAAAGCCTCTTGCCGTCCTACGCCCCTTGATCCAAATAAAACCGGACATTTGAAATACTTCCCTTGTTCGGTTTGTACTATTTTCTTTGATCCCTTTTTTTTACTCACTTAAATGCCTCCCTACTTTGATTGTGCTAATTTCTTCATTTAATAGTTCCATTGCACGTCTAACAACAAAACCAAATGAATTGTTTTTAGGCATTAGTTCAAGGTTTCTCCGAATTTCTCCATATGTCCCTGTCTCTTTTTTCAGTTCCTTCAGTAATTCATTCGCTTGATTTTCAATAAAGTCATCACAGATAATCATTTTTTTGATTACTTTTTCTCTTTCCATTTTAAAAGCCTTCTTTCTTTGTGTATTAACTTAACTCTTTGTGACTCCTTATCGTAAGTGCCAATTCTGCATTTTTGATCTAGACAATCTAACATTATTTGGAATAGAAAAGCGTAATCGTGCTTTATTTTTACCACAATATCGCCAACTACCTTTTGTAATCGGAATTTTTATTGTTTTTCTATTGTGAACCAACAAAATCGCACTGTATTCCTGCCATTGTTTTAATTCCAACAAATTGTTTTCTCTTAGTTCGATTACTTTATTTGCATTGATTGTTAACTGTTTTAGGATTTTTTGTTGATTGCTGCGTTGATAAACAAAATCAACGTCTGATTCCTTCAACGCTAAGTGACGTGCTTGTTCCTTAAAAATACTCGTTCCCATCTATTCACCTCCTCGAATTTAAAAGAAAAACCGTTCATTAGAACGGTTCTTCATCGTTTACGATTTGTTTGTTTCTTTTTGATCGAACTGTGAAAAAAATAATGCTGCTCAGAGTAATGATCCATCCAAGTAATTTAACAAAAATACTTGTTGGACTGTCACCAGTATGTGGAAGTACCTTTTCAGCAACTTTTTCTACTGGTGATTTTGGCTCTTCTTTTTTCGGATCGGCAGCTTTCGGAACTTTATTGACACGTTTTTCTGTTTCATGGTGTTCTTCTGTTCCGTCTGAATCTTGCCATTGTTGATCGGCGGTATTAATGATATCTATTCCTGCTTTCACATCT includes:
- a CDS encoding PrgI family mobile element protein, translated to MAIGSQFYKDVSKIERKVWGISIRQLKAYVLLAGTALILGVEIFFLPDWAFLIFSLPTAIVLGYYPVFLLLNTWKEKKRKFELYFYYEERTYRSGQIRRYGKHEFTQKETIKETDEI
- a CDS encoding type III secretion system protein PrgH; amino-acid sequence: MNIPESTLNQLFQSLGEYNPTTNEVMGKIAKVLIPLGLAILGILFMVEMTSVTKKFKMEDGGLGVEVLTDLAMKYIIAFVLIMSSGYIVDGIVWFGIQAAKWINSVVTITGTSDAIPQMGKVSWWAKPLVLLFQVFAYIALFLSSFITNILIFLRGIQLYIVKAMAPILIAFFVNDELRSIAVGYIKQIMALVLQGALLVLIVGLIPILMANDYLSFASFEGGVWDNAGALMINIMIYVVLIFKYVAIIIILIGSQGMAKRFMGAM
- a CDS encoding type III secretion system protein PrgF, producing MDIVTKIVTIIGAIIGVLAAVGIMLGVKDVRSGMQTDDPRKTDKGIEAIIVGGAFALIATGVGAYVIAQLSSIKF
- a CDS encoding type III secretion system protein PrgE, with amino-acid sequence MKYQRPTERRNGFKQFTVGTHAATITKVQNKQAKSGSDMFILFLEGKNEEQGRFFLTFGNDFTQDNMNFLLASIEDNGVEIPDLTFGYNPDTLKFLTRKDVYIRVEEGSYQGQPQVQIKEFLTLEEFENSEEESGFDGFGQEDNFHSSEWQ